TGGATAGTTATTTTTGCAAAATGCCCTTTTTTGGAAGAAAAGTCTAAAAAATAAATAAAAGAAAAGGAAAGGGATGGCTTATTGACGTGCCATCTTTATAGTTGCAGACAGAGGCAGCCTTGAGGGACAAACATATGAGCAGGTGCCGCATGCGATGCAGTCGTTTGCATAAAGTTTCTGAGCTTTCTCAAATTCGCCTTTTATGGCAGCGTTGTAGATTTCAATCGGATGCAGACGTACGGGGCATGCACCTATGCATCTTCCGCAGTGCATACAAGCGGTTTGCACTTGGCCTTTTTTGGCTTTGCTTTTTGCGAAGACGATGATGCTTGAGGTGCGTTTGGTGACGGGTGAGTCAATGGTTTGGAGTGCTTGACCCATCATAACTCCGCCGACGACTACGTCTTTGATGTCGCTTACGTTGTTTGCCTTTAGGATGTCACTGACGGGGGTGCCGATTTTTACGAGGAGGTTTTTGGGTTTTGCGACGTCGCCGTTTAATGTGGTGACTCTCGAGATGAGGGCTTCACCTTCGAAGACGGCGTTTGCGATGGCATTGAGGGTTGCAACGTTTTGGACAATGGTGCCCATTTCGTAGCTGCGTTTGCCTGGCGGGGTTTCATAGTTTAGGATTGCTTTCTGAAGTAGACTTGCGTCGCCTTGCTGGTAGGTCAAATGTTTTGCGATGACTTCAGTGTCAGCTTCTTTGCTGAAGGCTGCTTGTAGTTTAGGAACAG
The DNA window shown above is from Candidatus Bathyarchaeota archaeon and carries:
- the rsxC gene encoding electron transport complex subunit RsxC, giving the protein MANLVVIKEVKDVARKTPIEVFADPKLAVVLVNQQTGENNKPIVSVGDTVAMGQKIADSTERVSAPVHSPISGKVVKIENVFNSCFGYESEAIFIENDNKKTKDTSLKPISESEFKDISSADLLKRIREAGIIGLGGAGFPTSVKLSIPADKKIKQIIVNGAEGEPYDTADERLMIEQTQNLVRGVRVIRKILGNPKVIIATKDSKVEAVPKLQAAFSKEADTEVIAKHLTYQQGDASLLQKAILNYETPPGKRSYEMGTIVQNVATLNAIANAVFEGEALISRVTTLNGDVAKPKNLLVKIGTPVSDILKANNVSDIKDVVVGGVMMGQALQTIDSPVTKRTSSIIVFAKSKAKKGQVQTACMHCGRCIGACPVRLHPIEIYNAAIKGEFEKAQKLYANDCIACGTCSYVCPSRLPLSATIKMARQ